In Candidatus Nitronauta litoralis, one DNA window encodes the following:
- a CDS encoding EamA family transporter yields the protein MAIEHIAIVFLSSLFHAIWNILTQTSQNSQFLSGLKGVWIMGAGLVLMTVNGVGHLPPELWKWIIISGVLHGTYILSLSKAYNTTDISYVYPIARSAPVFVPLFAWWWLDERIGLTSILAIGAILLAVYILHFKGKLLEGFKNVWDALWHKDLRWAFITLGLVVSYSLVDKRGMDLFLHQFPDRSFMNGMEFFFFEATIGFTLCNLYLFMKHKPREIFEAWGQEKVKGFIAGITTVGSYGLICVVLQFEAVSQVVAVRQVSVMMVVLWGVFKLKEPFGPQRILAGALIAGGVALIGLD from the coding sequence TTGGCCATTGAGCACATTGCTATTGTCTTCTTGTCCAGTCTGTTCCATGCCATCTGGAATATTCTCACCCAGACCAGTCAGAATTCCCAGTTTTTATCCGGTTTGAAAGGGGTCTGGATCATGGGGGCCGGGCTGGTTCTCATGACCGTCAATGGTGTCGGACATCTACCACCGGAACTTTGGAAATGGATCATCATCTCCGGGGTCCTCCATGGCACCTATATCCTCAGCCTGTCCAAAGCCTACAACACCACCGACATCTCCTACGTTTACCCGATAGCCCGTTCTGCCCCTGTGTTTGTTCCCCTGTTTGCCTGGTGGTGGCTGGATGAACGCATAGGGCTCACCAGTATTCTGGCTATTGGAGCAATCCTTCTGGCGGTCTACATTCTGCATTTCAAAGGTAAACTTCTGGAAGGTTTCAAAAATGTCTGGGATGCCTTATGGCATAAAGACCTGCGCTGGGCTTTTATTACCCTGGGGTTGGTGGTGTCTTACAGTCTGGTAGACAAAAGGGGAATGGACCTTTTTCTCCACCAGTTTCCCGACCGCTCTTTTATGAACGGGATGGAGTTTTTCTTTTTTGAGGCCACCATAGGGTTTACCCTGTGCAACCTGTATCTGTTCATGAAACACAAGCCGCGAGAAATCTTTGAGGCCTGGGGGCAGGAGAAGGTTAAGGGGTTTATTGCGGGAATCACCACCGTTGGATCTTATGGTCTGATTTGCGTGGTTCTGCAGTTTGAGGCCGTCAGTCAGGTGGTGGCGGTGAGGCAGGTCAGTGTCATGATGGTGGTGTTGTGGGGAGTTTTCAAGCTCAAGGAACCTTTTGGCCCGCAAAGGATTCTGGCCGGAGCCCTGATCGCTGGAGGTGTTGCCCTCATTGGCCTTGATTGA
- a CDS encoding MoaD/ThiS family protein — protein MITVKYFAQLRQMAGKDEDQFDLGAQVTLDQLSDAIGTSLPKIGELVRDKKIMVSANHDVVASDHIFKDGDEVALLPPFSGGI, from the coding sequence ATGATCACAGTTAAGTATTTCGCCCAACTCAGGCAAATGGCCGGCAAGGATGAAGACCAGTTCGATCTCGGCGCCCAGGTCACTCTGGATCAACTGAGTGATGCCATAGGAACAAGCCTTCCTAAAATCGGAGAGTTGGTACGTGATAAAAAAATAATGGTCTCAGCTAACCACGATGTAGTGGCCTCGGACCACATTTTCAAAGATGGGGATGAAGTCGCCCTGCTCCCTCCGTTTTCAGGCGGGATTTAA
- the moaC gene encoding cyclic pyranopterin monophosphate synthase MoaC, which produces MNNPLTHFNDQGRARMVDVSEKSVTERVATATGCILMKPATLELIQKGEIKKGDVLAVAQVAGIMGAKKTPEVIPMCHPLNLTGVDISFEINDEPEAESGLVSIDINATVKISGKTGVEMEALTAVSIAALTIYDMCKAADREMVIADVGLAYKAGGKSGTFQRDKTGTDS; this is translated from the coding sequence ATGAATAATCCATTGACGCATTTCAACGATCAAGGCCGCGCCCGTATGGTGGATGTTTCGGAGAAATCCGTCACTGAGCGGGTGGCCACAGCTACTGGCTGCATACTCATGAAACCCGCCACCCTGGAGCTCATCCAGAAAGGCGAAATCAAAAAAGGTGATGTCCTGGCGGTGGCTCAAGTGGCAGGAATTATGGGAGCTAAAAAGACTCCCGAAGTGATCCCCATGTGCCATCCCCTCAACCTGACCGGTGTCGACATCAGTTTTGAAATCAACGATGAACCCGAGGCGGAATCCGGTCTCGTTTCAATTGACATCAACGCCACGGTTAAAATCAGTGGAAAAACAGGAGTGGAAATGGAAGCACTCACCGCCGTTTCCATTGCAGCTCTCACGATTTACGATATGTGCAAGGCAGCGGATCGCGAAATGGTAATTGCAGATGTCGGCCTCGCCTATAAAGCAGGAGGTAAATCCGGCACTTTCCAGCGGGATAAAACGGGGACGGACTCATGA
- a CDS encoding aldolase: MVPTSKEDIANLLKGAATLNDRDVELNNADLLRSGPLDSLVENSVLNESPEIRAYCRYVIKKLSLQLGVIPASIQGLYDARGRGENSGYTVPALNIRGMAYEFSRSIFRTAQALDAGAFIFEIAKSEIGYTHQRPHELIAVILGAAIKEGFVGPVFVQGDHFQINAKKYHEDSNKEVSGLKDLILEGLNAGFYNIDIDTSTLVTLDPEEVKEQQRLNFEVGVELTKFVRENEPEGVTVSVGGEIGEVGKENSNEAELRAYMDNFNEQLAKINPDYKTISKISIQTGTEHGGVPLPDGTVADVALDFDTLENLSRISREHYQLAGAVQHGASTLPHDMFNRFPQLETAEIHLATDFQNLIYESEHFPKDLKERIYKHLHAEFPGDKKPGWTDEQFIYKTRKKGFGNPFKKEFWGLSEDIKSAIGKELEAKVRFYFEQLQAGNTRDIVTKSVDPKQVTPCLDNELKYA, from the coding sequence ATGGTTCCCACCAGTAAAGAGGATATCGCTAACCTATTAAAGGGTGCTGCCACTCTCAATGACCGGGATGTGGAGCTGAATAACGCTGATCTTCTCAGGTCTGGCCCCCTGGATTCCCTGGTGGAAAACTCGGTTTTGAATGAGTCTCCTGAAATACGCGCATATTGTCGGTACGTTATCAAGAAACTGTCTTTACAACTGGGTGTTATTCCAGCCTCCATACAAGGCCTTTATGATGCCCGTGGCCGTGGAGAAAATAGCGGGTACACAGTTCCTGCTCTCAATATCCGGGGAATGGCATATGAGTTTAGCCGGTCAATTTTTCGGACGGCCCAGGCTCTGGATGCTGGAGCTTTCATCTTTGAAATAGCAAAGTCAGAAATCGGGTACACCCACCAAAGACCCCATGAACTCATTGCGGTCATCCTGGGAGCTGCTATTAAGGAAGGATTTGTTGGACCTGTTTTTGTCCAGGGCGACCACTTCCAAATCAATGCAAAAAAATATCATGAAGACAGCAATAAAGAGGTTTCTGGCCTCAAGGATCTCATTCTCGAAGGATTGAACGCCGGTTTCTACAACATTGACATCGACACCTCTACGTTGGTGACCCTCGACCCTGAAGAAGTAAAAGAGCAACAGCGCTTGAATTTTGAAGTGGGTGTTGAGCTTACCAAATTTGTCCGTGAAAACGAGCCCGAAGGAGTTACGGTTTCCGTGGGAGGTGAAATCGGGGAGGTAGGAAAAGAAAATAGCAATGAGGCCGAGTTGCGTGCTTATATGGATAATTTCAATGAACAGTTGGCAAAGATCAACCCGGACTACAAAACCATCAGCAAAATTTCTATCCAGACAGGCACCGAGCACGGAGGGGTTCCCCTCCCAGATGGCACCGTAGCAGATGTAGCACTTGATTTTGATACGCTGGAAAACCTGTCTCGAATTTCAAGAGAACACTATCAACTGGCCGGAGCTGTGCAGCATGGAGCCTCCACCCTTCCCCATGATATGTTCAATCGGTTCCCCCAATTGGAAACCGCCGAAATTCACCTGGCAACGGATTTCCAGAACCTGATCTATGAAAGCGAACACTTCCCCAAAGACCTCAAGGAAAGAATCTACAAACATCTGCATGCTGAGTTTCCTGGAGATAAAAAACCAGGCTGGACGGATGAACAATTTATTTACAAAACCAGAAAAAAAGGTTTTGGTAATCCGTTCAAAAAAGAATTCTGGGGATTATCTGAAGATATCAAATCTGCCATCGGGAAAGAACTCGAAGCAAAGGTTCGTTTTTATTTCGAACAACTACAGGCTGGAAATACAAGGGATATAGTTACCAAATCTGTAGACCCCAAACAGGTCACCCCCTGCCTGGACAATGAATTGAAATACGCCTGA
- a CDS encoding molybdenum cofactor biosynthesis protein MoaE — protein sequence MSTTLERKVRIQREDFSVTDEIETIKKSSQNIGGIVVFLGTGRELNKGESISDLNFEHYPKMAEKKLEEIRVKAIQDYKIIDMSIIHRIGHIDIGENIVLIIAAGEHRKEAFDACEWAIAELKRTTPIWKKETTTKGEVWVQATP from the coding sequence ATGAGCACCACATTGGAACGCAAAGTCAGGATTCAACGTGAAGATTTTTCCGTCACGGATGAAATCGAAACGATTAAAAAATCCTCCCAGAATATCGGCGGGATTGTTGTCTTCCTGGGTACAGGACGGGAATTGAACAAAGGCGAAAGTATTTCAGATCTGAATTTCGAGCATTACCCTAAAATGGCCGAGAAAAAGCTGGAGGAAATACGGGTCAAAGCCATTCAAGATTACAAAATCATCGACATGAGCATCATCCACCGCATCGGCCACATCGATATTGGTGAAAATATTGTTCTCATAATTGCTGCTGGTGAACACCGCAAAGAGGCCTTTGATGCCTGCGAATGGGCCATTGCGGAATTGAAGCGCACCACTCCCATATGGAAAAAAGAAACCACCACCAAGGGGGAAGTCTGGGTCCAGGCCACTCCTTAG
- a CDS encoding peptidase M16, producing MTTRNISKHIFSLGLAALACVMLVASPADAKRDRKTKTLVLENGLAVYLMSDKDVTRSAAALSVGVGHIYDPMEKQGLAHYLEHMLFLGTEKYPDVEDYKKYLNANSGASNAYTSDDITNYFFQVSHGAFEGALDRFSQFFQAPLFNPKYAEREVHAVNSEFDKNRLQDGWRANHLAHQVTEPGHPMRKFGIGNKDTLAGDNRPALLDFYEKYYSAAIMKLAVLSNLSLAEQEKLVRQLFSKIPNRPVKLPEIDPNFRKPLKDKYRLLKIKTIKDTRSLSLEFATIRLFDLKESRPATIVGSVIGHEGKGSLLSKLKEEGLALGLSAGGGYSHPNINTFDINISLTQKGEKEYERVLELVFSYLKMLREAKFQHYTFAQNQKMMEINHKWRELQEGMGYVAGQASLMQRYELEDIETLPYLLMKEDQKNYMAILDTLRPENMLVALSTQHVETNKKEHFFGTEYSLEQVGGEKFNKLKNPGQVEGIHYPLENKFIPNDLVLHPENPHLIRDDDLAQVYFQYDNRFEKPKVYLKFLIETPHVYDNPGNLARSKLYEAAIMEGLNEITYPISQAGLSYALSLEKKGVVLVVGGYSERVQDLLKLVVGSLRKITIDENKFRDLKDEFVRGVQNKKLGQGYKRASYFNRQIWLAQQFTEEQLLEGLKAATFDEIKQYAGKLFDRVYITSVIYGNWTEEQARESVNLVIREMGSKPLPKEDRFENKVVVLGESEKFLYSEQVPDNNNALFYTLQVGPHSMENYAVSQLVASVIESDFYTQMRTNQQLGYIVWSFGQRLEERLFLKMIIQSAGFGPFELQKRVEAWMAEATKLFDGLTDEEFNKHRNSLVVSLEKKPDSIAEMAGELYYFAAEEDGDFDYKRKLIEVVKKAKKNDVVAAARRLFTDSKTPRSIVLVRSRSNQDSVPEGVLTKVAMIKEKNKNRK from the coding sequence ATGACGACGCGGAATATTTCAAAACATATATTTTCACTTGGACTGGCCGCTCTGGCCTGCGTGATGCTGGTGGCATCCCCGGCTGATGCGAAACGGGACCGAAAAACGAAAACCCTTGTGTTGGAGAACGGACTGGCTGTTTACCTGATGTCTGATAAGGACGTGACTCGCAGTGCTGCCGCTTTGTCCGTAGGAGTTGGCCATATTTACGACCCAATGGAGAAGCAGGGACTGGCACACTATCTGGAGCACATGTTGTTTCTTGGAACGGAAAAATACCCGGATGTTGAAGATTATAAAAAATACCTCAATGCCAATTCCGGTGCGAGCAATGCCTACACCAGTGATGACATCACCAATTACTTTTTCCAGGTTTCTCATGGTGCATTTGAAGGAGCCTTAGACCGGTTCAGCCAGTTTTTCCAGGCCCCATTGTTTAATCCGAAATATGCCGAACGGGAAGTTCATGCGGTAAACAGTGAATTTGATAAAAACAGGTTGCAGGATGGATGGAGAGCCAACCACCTGGCGCATCAAGTAACGGAACCCGGGCATCCCATGCGGAAATTTGGGATCGGAAATAAAGACACCCTCGCGGGGGATAATCGACCAGCCCTTCTGGATTTTTACGAGAAGTACTACTCTGCAGCGATTATGAAACTGGCAGTGTTGTCCAACCTTTCCCTGGCTGAGCAGGAAAAACTGGTTCGCCAGTTGTTCTCAAAAATTCCCAATCGGCCGGTCAAACTTCCAGAAATTGACCCCAATTTCAGGAAGCCTTTAAAAGATAAATACCGGTTGTTGAAAATTAAGACCATCAAAGATACTCGCAGTTTGAGTCTTGAATTTGCCACTATCAGATTATTTGATCTGAAGGAAAGTCGTCCGGCTACAATCGTAGGGTCTGTGATTGGGCATGAAGGTAAGGGGTCCCTGCTGTCCAAGCTCAAGGAGGAAGGGCTGGCGTTGGGACTTTCAGCAGGCGGTGGATATTCCCATCCTAATATCAATACATTTGATATCAATATCAGTCTTACACAGAAGGGTGAGAAGGAATATGAACGTGTCCTTGAGTTGGTTTTTTCTTACCTGAAGATGCTGAGGGAAGCGAAGTTTCAACATTATACTTTTGCCCAGAATCAAAAAATGATGGAAATCAATCACAAGTGGCGGGAGTTGCAGGAGGGCATGGGCTATGTCGCGGGTCAGGCGTCCCTCATGCAACGCTACGAACTCGAGGATATTGAAACCTTGCCATATCTCTTGATGAAAGAGGACCAGAAAAACTACATGGCGATTCTGGATACATTGCGTCCGGAAAATATGCTGGTGGCTTTAAGCACACAGCATGTTGAAACCAATAAGAAGGAACATTTCTTCGGGACTGAGTATTCACTGGAGCAGGTAGGCGGAGAAAAATTCAACAAGCTGAAGAATCCCGGACAGGTGGAAGGGATACATTATCCTCTTGAGAACAAATTTATTCCCAATGACCTGGTGTTGCATCCTGAAAACCCGCACCTTATTCGAGATGACGATCTGGCACAGGTCTACTTTCAGTATGACAACAGGTTTGAAAAGCCAAAAGTGTATCTCAAGTTTTTAATTGAAACGCCTCATGTCTATGACAATCCTGGAAATCTAGCCCGATCAAAATTGTACGAAGCGGCCATTATGGAAGGCTTGAATGAGATCACTTACCCGATCAGTCAAGCTGGCTTGTCCTACGCGCTTAGCCTTGAGAAAAAAGGAGTGGTGTTGGTCGTTGGTGGCTATTCTGAACGGGTGCAGGATCTGTTGAAATTAGTGGTTGGAAGCTTGCGTAAAATTACCATTGACGAAAACAAGTTTCGGGATTTAAAAGATGAATTTGTCCGGGGTGTTCAGAACAAAAAACTGGGACAAGGTTATAAACGGGCTTCCTATTTCAACAGACAAATCTGGCTGGCCCAGCAATTTACTGAAGAACAGCTTCTTGAAGGCTTGAAGGCAGCGACTTTTGATGAGATCAAGCAATATGCCGGGAAACTGTTCGACCGTGTGTATATCACCTCAGTTATTTATGGCAACTGGACAGAGGAGCAGGCGCGTGAATCGGTGAACCTGGTCATTCGGGAAATGGGCAGTAAGCCCTTGCCTAAGGAAGACAGATTTGAAAACAAGGTTGTCGTTTTGGGTGAATCGGAAAAGTTTTTATACAGTGAACAGGTTCCGGACAATAACAACGCGTTGTTTTATACCCTTCAGGTTGGCCCGCACAGTATGGAAAACTATGCTGTTTCCCAGCTTGTTGCCTCTGTTATTGAAAGTGATTTTTATACCCAGATGCGAACTAACCAGCAGTTGGGATATATCGTCTGGAGTTTTGGACAACGCCTTGAAGAAAGGCTGTTTTTAAAAATGATCATTCAGTCTGCCGGGTTTGGCCCTTTTGAACTGCAAAAAAGGGTGGAGGCCTGGATGGCGGAAGCAACAAAACTGTTCGATGGGTTAACTGATGAAGAATTCAACAAACACCGAAACAGTCTTGTTGTATCTCTTGAAAAGAAACCAGACAGTATCGCTGAAATGGCAGGAGAGCTGTACTATTTCGCGGCGGAGGAAGATGGAGATTTTGATTACAAAAGGAAATTGATTGAGGTTGTGAAGAAAGCTAAGAAAAACGATGTGGTCGCAGCGGCCAGGCGTTTATTCACTGATTCCAAAACTCCACGCTCTATCGTTCTGGTTCGTTCGCGTTCCAATCAGGATAGTGTGCCGGAAGGTGTGCTTACGAAGGTCGCCATGATCAAGGAAAAAAATAAGAACAGAAAATAA